In Pseudomonas sp. DNDY-54, a genomic segment contains:
- the rsxG gene encoding electron transport complex subunit RsxG, giving the protein MILPELSRSMFKNSLVLGLFAVVTVGAVTMLQQFTAERIQASERAAQLRALNEILPRDSYDNQLLDNSIEIHDPLLGTRQPLAAYIARKDGKPSAVILQAVAPDGYSGAIHLLVGVQADGKIAGVRVVNHRETPGLGDKIELAKSQWIRSFDNRSLSDPGESGWAVKKDRGDFDQFAGATITPRAVVGAVHRALQYFDAHKADLLSTDGGPVAPERALESVTEPAQVTTHSRAGAAATRDALQVDNPQPAQKGPTP; this is encoded by the coding sequence ATGATCCTTCCTGAACTCAGCCGCTCGATGTTCAAGAACAGCCTGGTGCTGGGCCTGTTCGCGGTGGTGACTGTAGGTGCCGTGACGATGCTGCAGCAGTTCACTGCCGAGCGTATCCAGGCATCCGAACGCGCCGCGCAACTGCGCGCGCTGAACGAAATCCTGCCCCGCGACAGCTACGACAATCAGTTGCTCGATAACAGCATCGAGATACACGACCCGCTGCTGGGCACGCGCCAGCCACTCGCCGCCTATATCGCCCGCAAGGACGGCAAGCCCAGTGCAGTGATTCTCCAGGCCGTCGCACCAGACGGGTACAGCGGAGCGATACATCTGCTCGTCGGCGTCCAGGCGGATGGAAAAATCGCCGGTGTCCGCGTAGTCAACCATCGCGAAACGCCTGGCCTGGGCGACAAAATCGAACTGGCGAAAAGCCAATGGATACGCAGCTTCGACAACCGTTCGCTGAGTGATCCAGGCGAATCCGGCTGGGCCGTGAAAAAAGATCGCGGTGACTTTGACCAGTTTGCCGGCGCCACCATCACCCCCCGGGCCGTGGTCGGCGCGGTACACCGCGCCCTGCAGTATTTCGACGCGCATAAGGCCGATCTGCTCAGTACTGACGGCGGTCCTGTTGCCCCGGAGCGAGCCTTGGAAAGCGTGACAGAGCCCGCGCAAGTGACGACCCATTCCCGGGCCGGAGCCGCCGCGACCCGTGACGCATTACAGGTCGACAATCCTCAGCCCGCGCAGAAAGGCCCAACACCATGA
- the nth gene encoding endonuclease III: MNAEKRREIFRRFHEDNPEPKTELAYSTPFELLIAVILSAQATDVGVNKATAKLYPVANTPEAIHALGYDGLCSYIKTIGLYPSKAKNVLETCRILVEKHGSQVPDNREDLEALPGVGRKTANVVLNTAFRQFTMAVDTHIFRVSNRTNIAPGKNVLEVERRLVKFVPKEYLLDAHHWLILHGRYVCKARRPQCGSCRIEDLCEYKHKTSDD; this comes from the coding sequence ATGAATGCCGAGAAACGCCGGGAGATCTTTCGTCGCTTTCATGAAGACAATCCTGAGCCGAAAACCGAGCTGGCCTACAGCACGCCTTTCGAGCTGCTGATCGCGGTGATCCTCTCGGCACAGGCGACGGACGTGGGCGTGAATAAGGCCACGGCCAAGCTCTACCCCGTCGCCAACACGCCGGAAGCCATTCACGCGCTTGGTTACGATGGCCTGTGCAGCTACATCAAAACCATCGGGCTTTATCCGAGCAAGGCTAAAAACGTGCTGGAGACGTGCCGTATTCTGGTCGAGAAACACGGCAGCCAGGTCCCCGATAACCGTGAAGATCTCGAGGCGCTGCCTGGGGTCGGACGCAAAACGGCCAACGTGGTGCTCAATACGGCCTTTCGTCAGTTCACCATGGCCGTGGACACTCATATCTTCCGCGTTTCCAACCGTACCAATATCGCGCCAGGCAAGAACGTCTTAGAGGTCGAGCGGCGGCTGGTCAAGTTTGTGCCAAAGGAATATCTGTTGGATGCGCACCACTGGCTGATCCTACATGGACGCTACGTCTGCAAAGCACGTCGGCCGCAATGCGGCAGTTGCCGGATCGAAGATCTTTGCGAGTACAAGCACAAGACGTCGGACGATTGA
- the rsxB gene encoding electron transport complex subunit RsxB — protein sequence MSLVVIAVLALLALCLVCGAILGFAAVRFRVEGDPIADQINQLLPQTQCGQCGYPGCKPYAEAIAGGDKINKCPPGGESTIQALADLLDVEPEPLDAAEGEVPPRVAYIREAECIGCTKCIQACPVDAIVGAAKQMHTVIVSECTGCDLCVDPCPVDCIDMIDVGSNLQSWKWDKPLMPGQLIASDREQAA from the coding sequence ATGAGTCTGGTCGTTATAGCCGTACTCGCATTGCTGGCGCTGTGCCTGGTGTGCGGTGCCATTCTCGGGTTTGCCGCCGTGCGCTTTCGCGTAGAGGGTGACCCGATTGCCGACCAGATCAACCAGTTACTGCCGCAAACACAGTGCGGCCAGTGTGGTTATCCGGGGTGCAAGCCCTATGCCGAGGCGATCGCCGGCGGTGACAAGATTAATAAATGCCCCCCTGGCGGTGAGTCGACCATCCAGGCTTTGGCCGATCTGCTCGATGTTGAGCCCGAACCGCTGGATGCCGCAGAAGGTGAAGTGCCTCCCCGCGTCGCTTATATCCGTGAGGCCGAATGCATTGGCTGCACCAAGTGCATTCAGGCCTGCCCGGTAGACGCCATCGTTGGCGCCGCCAAGCAGATGCACACGGTCATCGTCTCCGAATGCACGGGCTGTGACCTATGCGTAGATCCGTGCCCGGTGGACTGCATCGACATGATCGACGTCGGCAGCAACCTGCAGAGCTGGAAGTGGGACAAGCCGTTGATGCCGGGCCAACTGATTGCCAGTGACCGGGAGCAGGCCGCATGA
- a CDS encoding electron transport complex subunit E: protein MSNPSYRELSVNGLWKNNPALVQLLGLCPLLGVSNSAVNAIGLGLATALVLICSNIGVSLVRGVVNTAVRLPAFVMIIAALTTCIELLMQAYTYELYQILGIFIPLITTNCVILGRADGFAAKHNPLIAAFDGLVMGLGFALVLVVLGGLRELLGTGALFANMHLLFGPVAADWQIILFNDYTGFLLAILPPGAFIVLGLLIALKNSIDQRLAERAKARQPMEPVQSRRVRVTGVIE, encoded by the coding sequence ATGAGCAATCCCAGCTATCGCGAACTGAGCGTCAATGGCTTGTGGAAGAACAACCCGGCACTGGTGCAGCTGCTGGGGCTCTGTCCACTGCTGGGCGTCAGCAACTCGGCAGTCAATGCCATAGGGCTTGGACTGGCGACGGCGCTGGTGCTGATCTGCTCGAACATCGGCGTTTCGTTGGTGCGGGGCGTCGTCAACACCGCCGTGCGCCTACCGGCCTTCGTCATGATCATCGCCGCGCTGACCACCTGCATCGAGCTGCTGATGCAGGCCTATACCTATGAGCTGTACCAAATCCTTGGCATCTTCATCCCGCTGATCACCACTAACTGCGTAATTCTCGGCCGCGCCGATGGTTTTGCTGCCAAACACAACCCGCTAATCGCCGCCTTCGACGGATTGGTCATGGGGTTGGGTTTTGCATTGGTGCTGGTAGTCCTGGGAGGGCTGCGAGAACTGCTCGGAACCGGTGCGCTGTTTGCCAATATGCATCTGCTGTTCGGCCCGGTGGCCGCCGACTGGCAGATCATCCTGTTCAACGATTACACAGGCTTTCTGCTGGCGATTCTCCCTCCCGGGGCATTCATCGTGCTCGGCCTGTTGATCGCATTGAAGAACAGCATCGACCAGCGTCTGGCTGAACGCGCCAAGGCCCGACAGCCGATGGAGCCGGTACAAAGTCGTCGCGTGCGCGTTACCGGCGTGATCGAATGA
- a CDS encoding ABC transporter substrate-binding protein yields the protein MKRTALLALGLGFCLAVEAADPITLGLNYPRTGSYKEEGLSQMRGALLAIEEINANGGVLGRPLKLSTRNSASRPEKAVANVDKLADEGAAMLFGGASSAVAIAAGKRAKERGLLYFGTLTYSNDTTGKDAHRYMFRECNNAWMSAKVLGQYLNLHFPNKRYFYITSDYTWGHTSESSLRQATSTQDSNQHPGIRTAFPGARLSDYRAALTEVAQSEAEVLVLVLFGEDLVRAMRIADELGLNKKMQVAVPNLTQNMVETAGPDIMRGVLGTEPWTWRVPALEGSVAGQKFVENYDERYQIHPSSSAASAYSIVYQWADAATRARSLDSERIIAALEGHRYSLLKDEQQWRTFDHQNVQTVYAVKVKPREEVLKDRFKQDYFEIVHRLTGEQAAPSLAEWQAERRAGGKTLALQ from the coding sequence ATGAAACGGACTGCACTCCTCGCTCTTGGGCTGGGGTTTTGTCTGGCAGTTGAAGCTGCCGATCCGATAACCCTCGGGCTCAACTATCCCCGCACCGGTAGCTACAAGGAAGAAGGCCTCTCGCAAATGCGCGGCGCTCTTCTGGCTATCGAAGAAATCAATGCTAACGGCGGCGTTCTGGGCCGGCCCTTGAAACTGTCTACACGCAATTCGGCATCGCGACCGGAAAAGGCCGTAGCCAATGTCGACAAGCTGGCCGATGAAGGCGCTGCAATGCTGTTCGGCGGCGCCTCAAGTGCGGTAGCCATCGCAGCAGGAAAGCGCGCTAAAGAGCGCGGCCTGCTCTACTTCGGCACCCTCACCTACTCTAACGATACGACGGGCAAAGACGCGCATCGCTACATGTTTCGCGAATGCAACAACGCCTGGATGAGCGCAAAGGTGCTTGGCCAATACCTGAACCTGCACTTTCCCAACAAGCGCTACTTCTACATCACGTCGGATTACACCTGGGGCCACACAAGCGAGAGCTCGCTTCGCCAGGCCACCAGCACGCAAGACAGCAACCAGCACCCGGGCATCCGTACCGCATTTCCTGGCGCACGGCTATCCGATTATCGTGCGGCGTTGACTGAGGTGGCTCAGAGCGAGGCCGAGGTGCTAGTTCTGGTGCTGTTCGGTGAAGACTTGGTGCGGGCGATGCGGATCGCTGATGAACTTGGCCTGAACAAGAAAATGCAGGTCGCCGTCCCGAACCTTACCCAAAACATGGTTGAGACCGCGGGTCCGGACATCATGCGCGGTGTCCTCGGCACCGAACCTTGGACGTGGCGCGTACCCGCCCTGGAAGGCTCCGTCGCCGGTCAGAAATTCGTTGAGAACTATGATGAGCGCTACCAGATTCATCCCTCCAGCTCTGCGGCATCGGCCTACAGCATCGTCTATCAATGGGCAGACGCGGCCACCCGTGCACGCAGCCTGGACAGCGAGCGGATCATCGCAGCACTCGAAGGCCATCGTTACAGCCTGCTGAAGGACGAGCAGCAATGGCGTACGTTCGATCACCAGAACGTGCAGACGGTCTATGCGGTGAAGGTCAAACCACGCGAGGAAGTGCTCAAGGATCGGTTCAAGCAGGACTACTTCGAGATCGTTCACCGCCTGACCGGTGAGCAGGCCGCACCATCACTCGCCGAATGGCAGGCCGAACGTCGCGCGGGCGGCAAGACGCTGGCCTTGCAATAA
- the gloA gene encoding lactoylglutathione lyase: MRLLHTMLRVGDMDRSIAFYTEVLGMTLLRRKDYPEGKFTLAFVGYGDEAHNSVLELTHNWGVEKYDLGDGYGHIALEVEDVYRACEDIRSRGGKVTREPGPMKHGTSILAFIEDPDGYKVELLSPSRRD; the protein is encoded by the coding sequence ATGAGACTGCTGCACACCATGCTGCGAGTCGGCGATATGGATCGATCCATCGCCTTTTATACCGAAGTGCTGGGCATGACCCTGCTGCGACGCAAGGACTATCCGGAGGGCAAGTTTACTCTGGCCTTTGTCGGCTACGGCGACGAGGCGCATAACAGCGTGCTGGAATTAACCCACAACTGGGGCGTTGAGAAATACGACCTGGGTGACGGATACGGCCATATCGCGTTAGAGGTCGAGGACGTCTACAGGGCGTGCGAGGATATCCGCAGTCGTGGCGGCAAGGTCACCCGTGAGCCGGGGCCGATGAAGCATGGAACCAGCATCCTGGCGTTCATCGAAGATCCTGACGGGTACAAGGTCGAACTATTGTCGCCGTCGCGTCGCGACTGA
- the rsxC gene encoding electron transport complex subunit RsxC — translation MTSLNTWDIHGGIHPPERKELSNRTPIQQPPLPARLVVPLAQHLGAPAEPCVTLGEHVLKGQKIAEATGFVSAPIHAPTSGTISFIGPQPYPHVSGMLNAAIVIVSDGQDEWIDLQPQTDYRAMLPAMLLELIRDAGISGLGGAGFPTAVKLTSQPARKVRALIINGTECEPYITADDLLMREKAAELVAGIEILAHLIQPDQVLIGIEDNKPEAIEAVRAAIGERDFLLKAFPTKYPSGGEKQLIQILTGEEVPSGGLPADIGMLCQNVGTCVAVHDAVLLGKPLISRITTLTGEALTRPMNVEALIGTPVADLLAFAGLDSSKLNRLIMGGPMMGFTLPSMDVPLIKTTNCLLASTLVELPPPPPALPCIRCGECAEACPASLLPQQLHFFALGQEHEQLKAYNLFDCIECGACAYVCPSSIPLVQYYRAAKGDIRALEQKQQKAEHSKQRFELRQERLRRAEEQKEADRKARAERAARAKAAQAETSSTASQDDSVARVQATKAGLSDEQKKLKIEASMAQVALKKAEKQLAAHATPELESQVTELREAAAQAQQALDKAIAAAPPTQALSPPANDDVAKKAKIEAAMLRAQVRKLEKLESLDADQQTELSRLQTQLATAEQALANAQTPAAAPAKPAHDEALKKAKIEAAMLRAQVRKLEKLDSLDGEQQAELDRLQEQLDAAERTLATAQGSTPAAAAVKSAGDDALKKAKIEVAMKRAELRKAEKAGAEAADLSKLRDGLASAEKALHDVEATASKPAPELIRGDKQPVNELTRALKTDVAFARADLRKLERDETSAANAIEAARARLSEAERKLQEHTDSTRMDAPQA, via the coding sequence ATGACGTCGCTTAACACCTGGGATATCCACGGCGGAATTCATCCGCCGGAGCGCAAAGAGCTCTCCAACCGCACCCCGATTCAGCAGCCGCCGCTACCCGCCCGACTGGTAGTACCGCTCGCCCAGCATCTCGGCGCCCCCGCCGAACCCTGCGTCACGCTTGGTGAGCACGTGCTCAAGGGGCAGAAGATTGCCGAGGCCACGGGCTTCGTCAGCGCACCGATCCATGCCCCCACCTCCGGGACCATTAGCTTCATCGGGCCGCAACCCTACCCTCATGTTTCTGGCATGCTCAATGCGGCCATCGTCATTGTCAGCGATGGGCAAGACGAATGGATCGATCTACAGCCGCAAACGGATTACCGGGCCATGCTGCCAGCGATGCTGCTGGAGCTGATCCGCGACGCAGGAATCAGCGGCCTCGGCGGCGCCGGCTTCCCTACTGCCGTCAAGCTGACATCCCAGCCCGCTCGAAAGGTCCGGGCGCTGATCATCAACGGCACCGAATGCGAGCCCTATATCACCGCCGATGATCTATTGATGCGCGAGAAGGCCGCCGAGCTCGTCGCCGGCATCGAGATACTCGCGCACCTGATCCAGCCGGATCAGGTCCTGATCGGAATCGAAGACAACAAGCCCGAAGCTATCGAAGCCGTAAGAGCCGCGATCGGCGAGCGTGATTTTCTGCTCAAGGCGTTCCCTACAAAATATCCTTCGGGTGGCGAAAAGCAGCTGATCCAGATTCTGACCGGCGAAGAAGTGCCCAGTGGTGGCCTACCGGCGGATATCGGCATGCTCTGTCAGAACGTCGGCACCTGCGTGGCGGTTCATGACGCCGTGCTGCTCGGCAAGCCGCTCATTTCACGCATTACCACCCTGACGGGCGAAGCCCTGACTCGCCCGATGAACGTCGAAGCGTTGATAGGCACGCCGGTGGCGGACCTGCTCGCATTTGCAGGGCTCGACAGTAGCAAGCTCAACCGGCTCATCATGGGCGGGCCGATGATGGGCTTTACCCTGCCGTCGATGGACGTGCCGCTAATCAAGACCACCAACTGTCTGCTCGCCAGCACTCTGGTCGAGTTGCCGCCACCTCCTCCTGCGTTGCCCTGCATTCGCTGCGGCGAATGTGCAGAGGCCTGTCCAGCCAGCCTGTTGCCGCAACAGCTGCATTTCTTCGCGCTGGGCCAGGAGCATGAGCAGCTCAAAGCGTACAACCTGTTCGACTGTATCGAATGCGGCGCCTGTGCCTATGTCTGCCCGTCGAGTATTCCGCTCGTGCAGTACTACCGCGCCGCCAAGGGTGATATCCGCGCGCTGGAGCAAAAGCAGCAAAAGGCTGAACACTCCAAGCAGCGTTTCGAACTCCGCCAAGAACGCCTGCGACGCGCCGAGGAGCAGAAGGAAGCCGATCGCAAGGCCCGTGCCGAGCGCGCCGCTCGCGCAAAAGCAGCACAGGCTGAGACGAGCTCAACGGCCAGTCAGGACGATTCGGTTGCCCGCGTTCAGGCAACTAAAGCCGGACTCTCCGACGAGCAGAAGAAACTCAAGATCGAAGCGAGCATGGCTCAGGTCGCCCTGAAGAAAGCGGAGAAACAGCTCGCCGCTCATGCAACGCCTGAGCTCGAATCTCAGGTGACCGAACTGCGCGAGGCCGCCGCCCAAGCACAGCAAGCACTGGATAAGGCCATCGCGGCTGCCCCCCCTACGCAAGCCCTGTCGCCCCCTGCGAACGATGACGTCGCGAAGAAGGCCAAGATCGAAGCGGCGATGCTTCGCGCGCAGGTGCGCAAGCTGGAGAAGCTTGAGAGCCTCGATGCCGACCAGCAGACCGAGCTGAGCCGTCTTCAAACTCAACTCGCCACGGCCGAGCAGGCATTGGCCAATGCACAGACGCCAGCCGCGGCACCGGCCAAACCGGCGCATGACGAGGCGCTGAAGAAAGCCAAGATCGAGGCAGCCATGCTCCGCGCACAGGTGCGCAAGTTGGAGAAGCTCGACAGCCTTGATGGCGAGCAGCAGGCCGAGTTGGACCGCCTGCAAGAGCAGCTCGACGCGGCCGAACGGACCCTGGCAACTGCGCAGGGCAGCACACCCGCTGCTGCTGCGGTCAAATCCGCGGGTGACGACGCATTGAAGAAAGCCAAGATCGAAGTGGCGATGAAGCGGGCTGAACTCAGGAAAGCCGAGAAGGCCGGCGCCGAGGCAGCCGACCTTAGCAAGCTCCGTGACGGGCTAGCCAGTGCCGAGAAGGCGCTGCACGACGTCGAAGCGACCGCCAGCAAACCTGCTCCAGAATTGATACGTGGCGACAAACAGCCAGTGAACGAACTGACCCGGGCACTCAAGACTGACGTCGCCTTCGCCCGCGCCGACCTGCGCAAGCTTGAGCGCGATGAGACCAGCGCAGCCAATGCGATCGAAGCTGCCCGGGCTCGGCTGAGCGAGGCCGAACGCAAACTACAGGAACACACCGACTCCACACGGATGGACGCGCCTCAGGCGTGA
- the rsxA gene encoding electron transport complex subunit RsxA: MTELALIMVSAILVNNFVLVQFLGLCPFMGVSKKIETAIGLSLATTFVLTLAAMCSYIVQQYVLKPLDLEFLRTISFILVIAVVVQFTEMVVNKTSPLLYRVLGIFLPLITTNCIVLGVALLNANKTEFTFLTATANGFAAGLGFSLVLVLFAAMRERIAIADVPRSFQGAAIGMVTAGLMSLAFMGFSGLIKL, from the coding sequence ATGACCGAACTCGCCCTGATCATGGTTAGCGCCATCCTGGTCAATAACTTCGTGCTGGTGCAGTTTCTCGGTCTGTGCCCGTTCATGGGGGTTTCGAAGAAAATCGAAACCGCAATCGGCCTCTCCCTGGCCACGACCTTCGTTCTTACGCTCGCTGCAATGTGCAGTTATATCGTCCAGCAATACGTGCTGAAGCCGCTGGACCTTGAGTTCCTCCGTACGATCAGCTTCATTCTGGTGATCGCTGTCGTAGTGCAGTTCACGGAAATGGTGGTGAACAAGACCAGTCCGTTGCTGTACCGCGTACTGGGAATCTTCCTCCCGCTAATTACCACCAACTGCATCGTGCTCGGCGTCGCGCTGCTGAACGCCAACAAAACCGAGTTCACCTTCCTCACCGCCACGGCCAACGGCTTCGCCGCCGGCTTGGGTTTTTCCCTGGTATTGGTGCTGTTCGCCGCGATGCGTGAGCGCATCGCCATTGCTGACGTCCCCCGCTCATTCCAGGGCGCGGCCATCGGTATGGTCACGGCCGGTTTGATGTCGCTGGCGTTCATGGGCTTCAGCGGGTTGATCAAGCTATGA
- a CDS encoding RnfABCDGE type electron transport complex subunit D encodes MALPRITSPHTTGNNRTQRVMLLVLAATLPGAIVLTWLYGVGTLINLAWASAVALGCEALILKLRQRPVQFFLRDGSALVTAVLLALALPPYSPWWLTLIATGSAVIFGKQLYGGLGQNPFNPAMIGYVVVLVSFPVEMTTWPVPHSVGLSAGLQHILGIASLPDGWTQATALDLLKVNKSLTIDELWANPAFGHFGGIGSEVVNLAFLAGGLFLLHKRLFSWHAPVGMLAALALISLLFWNGSGSDSHGSPLFHLLSGATMLGAFFIVTDPVSGATSNQGRLIFGAGVGILVYVIRAWGGYPDAVAFAVLLMNLSAPTIDYYTRPRTYGHRKAERGFKLGE; translated from the coding sequence ATGGCCCTGCCCCGCATCACCTCACCGCATACCACCGGCAACAACCGCACCCAGCGGGTCATGTTGCTGGTGCTGGCGGCTACGCTGCCCGGTGCGATCGTACTGACCTGGCTGTATGGCGTCGGCACACTGATCAATCTGGCATGGGCGAGTGCCGTGGCGCTAGGCTGCGAAGCGCTGATCCTCAAACTACGGCAGCGCCCTGTGCAGTTCTTCCTACGCGATGGCAGCGCACTGGTCACCGCCGTGTTGCTTGCTCTGGCGCTGCCACCCTACTCACCCTGGTGGCTGACGCTAATCGCCACCGGCAGCGCGGTGATTTTTGGTAAGCAGCTTTACGGCGGCCTGGGGCAGAACCCGTTCAACCCGGCGATGATCGGCTACGTCGTAGTGCTGGTGTCCTTCCCCGTGGAAATGACCACCTGGCCGGTGCCGCACAGCGTTGGACTCAGCGCCGGCTTGCAACACATCCTCGGCATCGCCTCGCTGCCCGACGGCTGGACCCAGGCTACGGCGCTCGACCTCCTCAAAGTTAACAAGAGCCTGACCATTGACGAGCTCTGGGCCAACCCGGCCTTTGGACATTTCGGCGGCATCGGCTCGGAAGTGGTCAACCTGGCCTTTCTCGCCGGCGGGCTGTTTTTGCTGCACAAACGACTGTTCAGCTGGCATGCACCTGTCGGTATGCTCGCGGCCCTGGCGCTAATTAGCCTGCTGTTCTGGAATGGATCAGGGTCAGACAGTCATGGATCGCCGTTATTTCACCTGCTCAGCGGCGCAACCATGCTTGGCGCCTTCTTCATCGTGACGGACCCGGTGAGCGGTGCCACCAGCAACCAGGGCCGGCTGATCTTTGGCGCCGGTGTCGGCATCCTCGTCTACGTCATTCGCGCCTGGGGCGGCTATCCGGATGCCGTGGCGTTCGCCGTATTGCTGATGAACCTCTCCGCACCGACCATCGACTACTACACCCGTCCGCGCACCTATGGCCACCGCAAGGCCGAGCGCGGCTTCAAGCTGGGCGAATGA
- a CDS encoding PA3496 family putative envelope integrity protein: MSEKEEIQIEDDFVADDEDDTSEAPVEVAKTNLTKRRIIDNLLEERRLQKQLNEFDFDL, translated from the coding sequence GTGTCCGAGAAAGAAGAGATCCAGATTGAAGATGACTTCGTCGCAGACGACGAAGACGACACCTCCGAGGCTCCGGTGGAGGTAGCGAAGACCAACCTCACCAAGCGCCGGATCATCGACAATCTGCTCGAAGAACGTCGCTTGCAGAAACAGCTCAACGAGTTCGATTTCGACCTCTGA
- a CDS encoding enoyl-CoA hydratase gives MSTTAVEPYKSGVFDLTHKLTVEKHGHTALITVNHPPANTWDRESLIGLAQVVEHLNHDDEVYALVITGQGEKFFSAGADLKLFADGDRVRAREMAKRFGDAFEALRGFRGVSIAAINGFALGGGLECALACDIRISERQAQLGLPEASVGLLPCAGGTQALAWLVGEGWAKRMILCGERVTADTALRIGLVEQVVEPGEARGHALLLASRVARQSPVAVRTIKPLIDSMCRRGPASLAAAEREAFVDLFDAEDTLEGVNAFLEKRDPRWRNR, from the coding sequence ATGAGCACGACCGCAGTAGAACCCTACAAATCCGGCGTTTTCGACCTTACCCACAAACTGACCGTCGAGAAGCATGGGCATACCGCGCTGATAACCGTCAATCACCCACCTGCCAATACATGGGATCGCGAATCTTTGATCGGTCTCGCGCAGGTTGTCGAACATCTGAATCATGACGACGAGGTGTATGCACTGGTCATCACCGGCCAGGGTGAGAAGTTCTTCAGCGCCGGTGCGGATCTCAAGCTTTTCGCAGATGGCGACCGGGTTCGGGCGCGCGAAATGGCAAAGCGTTTCGGTGATGCTTTCGAGGCCTTGCGCGGGTTCCGCGGAGTATCAATCGCCGCGATCAACGGCTTCGCCCTGGGTGGTGGACTTGAGTGCGCGCTGGCATGCGATATCCGCATTTCCGAACGACAAGCCCAGCTCGGCCTGCCGGAAGCCTCAGTCGGTTTGCTGCCATGCGCTGGCGGTACTCAGGCGCTCGCCTGGCTGGTGGGAGAAGGCTGGGCGAAGCGAATGATCCTCTGCGGCGAGCGCGTAACGGCAGACACCGCCCTGCGTATCGGCCTAGTCGAGCAGGTCGTCGAACCAGGGGAGGCGCGAGGCCATGCGCTGTTGCTGGCTTCTCGCGTTGCACGCCAGAGTCCTGTCGCGGTACGCACAATCAAACCACTTATCGACTCGATGTGCCGCCGAGGCCCGGCCAGCCTCGCTGCAGCCGAACGTGAAGCGTTCGTCGATTTGTTCGATGCCGAAGACACGCTGGAAGGCGTCAATGCCTTTCTCGAGAAGCGTGATCCACGCTGGCGAAACCGCTAA
- the ung gene encoding uracil-DNA glycosylase codes for MNHGDRIKLESSWKAALRNEFEQPYMQELSAFLRREKAAGKIIYPPGPLIFNALNSIPLDQVRVVILGQDPYHGAGQAHGLCFSVQPGIAPPPSLQNIFKELKRDLNLDIPGHGYLQHWADQGVLMLNTSLTVEQGMAGSHAKMGWQQLTDRIIEVVSERRSNVVFMLWGAHAQSKAKLIDPTKHLLLKSVHPSPLSAHRGFIGNGHFSRTNQFLKQQGLAPIDWKLPAEV; via the coding sequence ATGAATCACGGTGATCGCATCAAACTCGAAAGCTCGTGGAAAGCGGCTCTGAGAAATGAGTTCGAACAGCCCTACATGCAGGAGCTGAGTGCGTTTCTACGGCGCGAAAAGGCAGCCGGAAAGATCATCTACCCGCCGGGCCCGCTGATATTCAATGCGTTGAATTCCATTCCGCTGGACCAAGTCCGGGTGGTCATTCTCGGGCAGGATCCATACCACGGCGCTGGGCAGGCACACGGATTATGTTTTTCGGTACAGCCGGGCATCGCGCCGCCGCCGTCGTTGCAGAACATTTTCAAGGAGCTCAAGCGCGACCTTAACTTGGATATCCCCGGCCACGGCTATTTGCAGCATTGGGCGGATCAAGGTGTGCTAATGCTTAACACATCGCTGACAGTGGAGCAGGGGATGGCTGGGTCGCACGCCAAGATGGGCTGGCAGCAGCTTACCGACAGGATTATCGAGGTCGTTAGCGAAAGACGATCGAACGTTGTGTTCATGCTCTGGGGCGCTCACGCTCAGAGCAAGGCAAAGCTGATCGACCCTACCAAGCATCTGTTGCTCAAGTCGGTCCATCCTTCGCCCTTGTCCGCACATCGGGGCTTTATCGGTAATGGGCACTTCAGCCGGACCAACCAGTTTCTCAAACAGCAGGGGCTGGCACCGATTGACTGGAAACTGCCTGCGGAGGTTTGA